In a single window of the Coffea eugenioides isolate CCC68of chromosome 3, Ceug_1.0, whole genome shotgun sequence genome:
- the LOC113766323 gene encoding uncharacterized protein LOC113766323, whose product MLTEFFRMNKTNAKAQNLKCFYREFPENFVWSFKFKVWIERKRKKANGRLVTVSPRERESYYLRLLLTHVQAPTSFDDLLTINGQKMNYFRDAALVLGLLQSDTYIQETLEEAVVFQMPSPLRLLFATILVHCSPAYPQFLWDKFELDLSTDYH is encoded by the coding sequence ATGTTGACTGAGTTCTTCAGAATGAACAAAACAAATGCAAAGGCTCAGAACTTGAAGTGCTTTTATAGAGAATTTCCAGAAAATTTTGTTTGGTCTTTTAAATTTAAAGTTTGGATTGAGAGAAAGCGTAAAAAAGCCAATGGAAGGCTGGTCACAGTTAGCCCTCGTGAAAGAGAGAGTTATTACCTTAGACTCTTGCTAACTCATGTTCAAGCACCTACATCATTTGATGACCTGTTAACTATTAATGGCCAAAAAATGAATTACTTTAGAGATGCTGCTTTGGTCCTTGGACTTTTGCAGTCAGATACATATATACAAGAGACCCTTGAAGAAGCAGTTGTTTTCCAAATGCCATCCCCTTTGAGACTGTTATTTGCTACTATTCTTGTTCATTGTTCTCCAGCATATCCTCAATTTCTTTGGGACAAATTTGAGCTAGATCTCTCTACAGATTACCATTGA